One region of Sebastes fasciatus isolate fSebFas1 chromosome 1, fSebFas1.pri, whole genome shotgun sequence genomic DNA includes:
- the LOC141768382 gene encoding uncharacterized protein LOC141768382: MWTFIVVFVLLTAGHRAQKYDNSLRGILHHACPDKQVVSQINSSYSSIDQDRQWKIECKAFNATSGCSWSGPQNLYDKELSYNCPTNQVVAGVYSNYNSAHGDRSWKLLCCSAPHFITFECRETPMVNYFKEDFNWELPAGHFLTGVQTHQKNINGDHRWSFNYCKGTTKDTQTVNSQILTANQRITDLFTEGDVFVANGRNARKCDNCRWPRLSETVQVPYAISDSFSTSEKITIENAINTFHMSTCVRFVARQDQTDYIMIVKKDGCFSQVGRAGSSQELSLGTGCIHSGIIQHELIHALGFWHEQSRSDRDVYVKIKFDNIQQEHIRNFDKLDTNNLDVPYDYSSVMHYTSKDFSKNGGDTIISTDPSAQIGQREGMTENDILKINKLYRCYEYQHKYGDWDNELNNALSRTCPFGQAVTGIKSLFNHDVKDRLWSFSCKAFKVTRTCKWSAPVNEYWGGMDFKCGDNEVIAGAYSDRSSLFQDRRWKFYCCSDSGFTTSNCLKTTEINYFEEYFSWTAPSNYYLTGVKSSFDYVKLDRRWTLTYCEGSTQ, translated from the exons ATGTGGACCTTCATCGTGGTTTTCGTCCTTCTGACGG CTGGACACAGAGCGCAGAAGTATGACAACAGTTTGAGAGGCATTTTGCATCATGCTTGTCCAGATAAACAGGTTGTGTCTCAGATTAATAG CTCCTACAGTTCCATTGACCAAGATCGCCAATGGAAGATTGAGTGCAAGGCTTTCAACGCTACCTCAGGCTGCTCCTGGTCCGGTCCCCAGAACCTATATGACAAAGAACTCAGCTACAATTGCCCGACAAATCAGGTGGTAGCTGGCGTCTACAGCAATTACAACAGCGCACATGGAGACAGAAG TTGGAAattactctgctgctctgctccacACTTTATCACATTTGAATGTCGGGAAACCCCAATGGTCAACTACTTTAAAGAAGACTTCAACTGGGAACTCCCTGCAGGCCACTTCCTAACAGGGGTCCAGACCCACCAAAAGAATATCAATGG AGATCATCGCTGGAGTTTCAATTACTGCAAAGGAACAACAAAAG ATACCCAGACAGTAAATTCACAAATCCTTACTGCTAACcaacgtataacagacctttttactgaaggagatgtttttgtCGCAAACGGAAGGAATGCAAGAAAATGCGATAACTGCAGATGGCCAAGGTTAAGTGAGACTGTTCAGGTGCCATATGCCATAAGTGATTCCTTTTCCACCTCCGAAAAGATAACGATTGAAAATGCAATAAATACCTTCCACATGAGCACCTGCGTCCGGTTTGTAGCTCGTCAAGACCAGACCGACTACATCATGATTGTGAAAAAAGATGGATGCTTTTCCCAGGTTGGTCGAGCTGGAAGTTCTCAAGAATTATCTCTGGGTACAGGATGCATTCACAGTGGCATCATTCAGCACGAGCTCATTCACGCACTTGGCTTCTGGCATGAGCAAAGTAGAAGTGACAGGGATGTTTACGTCAAGATCAAGTTTGACAACATCCAGCAAGAACACATTAGAAACTTCGATAAATTGGACACAAACAACCTCGATGTTCCATATGACTACTCCTCTGTAATGCATTATACATCAAAGGACTTCTCAAAGAATGGAGGAGATACCATCATTTCCACGGACCCCTCAGCACAAATAGGCCAGAGGGAAGGCATGACAGAAAATGACATTCTGAAGATCAACAAGCTTTACAGATGCT ACGAGTACCAACATAAATATGGCGATTGGGACAATGAGTTGAACAACGCATTAAGTCGCACGTGTCCTTTTGGACAAGCTGTTACTGGCATCAAAAG TCTCTTCAATCATGACGTAAAAGATCGACTTTGGTCGTTTTCGTGCAAGGCTTTCAAAGTAACCAGAACATGCAAGTGGTCAGCTCCTGTGAACGAATATTGGGGAGGAATGGACTTCAAATGTGGAGACAATGAAGTGATTGCAGGGGCCTACAGTGATCGCAGCAGCCTCTTCCAGGACAGGAG GTGGAAGTTTTACTGCTGTAGTGATTCTGGTTTTACCACGTCCAACTGCCTAAAAACAACAGAGATCAACTACTTTGAGGAATACTTCAGCTGGACAGCACCCAGCAACTATTACCTGACAGGAGTGAAAAGCTCCTTTGATTATGTAAAACT CGACCGTCGATGGACTTTGACATACTGCGAGGGGAGCACTCAGTGA
- the LOC141777311 gene encoding hatching enzyme 1.2-like, with the protein MVNYFNEDFNWELPAGHFLTGVQTHQKNINGDHRWSFNYCKGTTKDTQTINSQILTANQRITDLFTEGDVFVANARNARKCDNCRWPRLSETVQVPYAISDSFSTSEKMTIENAINAFHMSTCVRFVARQAQTDYIMIVKKSGCWSWVGRTGSSQELSLGWGCIDNGIIQHELIHALGFWHEQSRSDRDVHVLINYGNIKPEHLRNFNKFDTNNLDVPYDYSSVMHYAPKDFSKNGGDTIIPIDSSAQIVQRDDMSENDILKINKLYSCSKYTNKAVKSIENMQFTK; encoded by the exons ATGGTCAACTACTTTAATGAAGACTTCAACTGGGAACTCCCTGCAGGCCACTTCCTAACAGGGGTCCAGACCCACCAAAAGAATATCAATGG AGATCATCGCTGGAGTTTCAATTACTGCAAAGGAACAACAAAAG ATACCCAGACAATCAATTCACAAATCCTTACTGCTAACcaacgtataacagacctttttactgaaggagatgtttttgtCGCAAACGCAAGGAATGCAAGAAAATGCGATAACTGCAGATGGCCAAGGTTAAGTGAGACTGTTCAGGTGCCATATGCCATAAGTGATTCTTTTTCCACCTCCGAAAAGATGACGATTGAAAATGCAATAAATGCCTTTCACATGAGCACCTGCGTCCGGTTTGTAGCTCGTCAAGCCCAGACCGACTACATCATGATTGTGAAAAAAAGCGGATGTTGGTCCTGGGTTGGTCGAACTGGAAGCTCTCAAGAATTATCTCTGGGTTGGGGATGCATTGACAATGGCATCATTCAGCACGAGCTCATTCACGCACTTGGCTTCTGGCATGAGCAAAGTAGAAGTGACAGGGATGTTCACGTCCTGATCAACTATGGAAACATCAAGCCAGAACACCTTAGAAACTTCAACAAATTTGACACAAACAACCTTGATGTTCCATATGACTACTCCTCTGTAATGCATTATGCACCAAAGGACTTCTCAAAGAATGGAGGAGATACCATCATTCCCATCGACTCCTCAGCGCAAATAGTCCAGAGGGAtgacatgtcagaaaatgacattttgAAGATCAACAAGCTTTACAGCTGCAGTAAGTATACAAATAAAGCAGTTAAATCAATAGAGAATATGCAGTTTACAAAgtaa
- the LOC141768387 gene encoding uncharacterized protein LOC141768387: protein MWTFIVVFVLLTAGHRAQKYDNSLRGILHHACPDKQVVSQINSSYSSIDQDRQWKIECKAFNATSGCSWSGPQNLYDKELSYNCPTNQVVAGVYSNYNSAHGDRSWKLLCCSAPHFITFECRETPMVNYFKEDFNWELPAGHFLTGVQTHQKNINGDHRWSFNYCKGTTKDTQTVNSQILTANQRITDLFTEGDVFVANGRNARKCDNCRWPRLSETVQVPYAISDSFSTSEKITIENAINTFHMSTCVRFVARQDQTDYIMIVKKDGCFSQVGRAGSSQELSLGTGCIHSGIIQHELIHALGFWHEQSRSDRDVYVKIKFDNIQQEHIRNFDKLDTNNLDVPYDYSSVMHYTSKDFSKNGGDTIISTDPSAQIGQREGMTENDILKINKLYRCYEYQHKYGDWDNELNNALSRTCPFGQAVTGIKSLFNHDVKDRLWSFSCKAFKVTRTCKWSAPVNEYWGGMDFKCGDNEVIAGAYSDRSSLFQDRRWKFYCCSDSGFTTSNCLKTTEINYFEEYFSWTAPSNYYLTGVKSSFDYVKLDRRWTLTYCEGSTQ from the exons ATGTGGACCTTCATCGTGGTTTTCGTCCTTCTGACGG CTGGACACAGAGCGCAGAAGTATGACAACAGTTTGAGAGGCATTTTGCATCATGCTTGTCCAGATAAACAGGTTGTGTCTCAGATTAATAG CTCCTACAGTTCCATTGACCAAGATCGCCAATGGAAGATTGAGTGCAAGGCTTTCAACGCTACCTCAGGCTGCTCCTGGTCCGGTCCCCAGAACCTATATGACAAAGAACTCAGCTACAATTGCCCGACAAATCAGGTGGTAGCTGGCGTCTACAGCAATTACAACAGCGCACATGGAGACAGAAG TTGGAAattactctgctgctctgctccacACTTTATCACATTTGAATGTCGGGAAACCCCAATGGTCAACTACTTTAAAGAAGACTTCAACTGGGAACTCCCTGCAGGCCACTTCCTAACAGGGGTCCAGACCCACCAAAAGAATATCAATGG AGATCATCGCTGGAGTTTCAATTACTGCAAAGGAACAACAAAAG ATACCCAGACAGTAAATTCACAAATCCTTACTGCTAACcaacgtataacagacctttttactgaaggagatgtttttgtCGCAAACGGAAGGAATGCAAGAAAATGCGATAACTGCAGATGGCCAAGGTTAAGTGAGACTGTTCAGGTGCCATATGCCATAAGTGATTCCTTTTCCACCTCCGAAAAGATAACGATTGAAAATGCAATAAATACCTTCCACATGAGCACCTGCGTCCGGTTTGTAGCTCGTCAAGACCAGACCGACTACATCATGATTGTGAAAAAAGATGGATGCTTTTCCCAGGTTGGTCGAGCTGGAAGTTCTCAAGAATTATCTCTGGGTACAGGATGCATTCACAGTGGCATCATTCAGCACGAGCTCATTCACGCACTTGGCTTCTGGCATGAGCAAAGTAGAAGTGACAGGGATGTTTACGTCAAGATCAAGTTTGACAACATCCAGCAAGAACACATTAGAAACTTCGATAAATTGGACACAAACAACCTCGATGTTCCATATGACTACTCCTCTGTAATGCATTATACATCAAAGGACTTCTCAAAGAATGGAGGAGATACCATCATTTCCACGGACCCCTCAGCACAAATAGGCCAGAGGGAAGGCATGACAGAAAATGACATTCTGAAGATCAACAAGCTTTACAGATGCT ACGAGTACCAACATAAATATGGCGATTGGGACAATGAGTTGAACAACGCATTAAGTCGCACGTGTCCTTTTGGACAAGCTGTTACTGGCATCAAAAG TCTCTTCAATCATGACGTAAAAGATCGACTTTGGTCGTTTTCGTGCAAGGCTTTCAAAGTAACCAGAACATGCAAGTGGTCAGCTCCTGTGAACGAATATTGGGGAGGAATGGACTTCAAATGTGGAGACAATGAAGTGATTGCAGGGGCCTACAGTGATCGCAGCAGCCTCTTCCAGGACAGGAG GTGGAAGTTTTACTGCTGTAGTGATTCTGGTTTTACCACGTCCAACTGCCTAAAAACAACAGAGATCAACTACTTTGAGGAATACTTCAGCTGGACAGCACCCAGCAACTATTACCTGACAGGAGTGAAAAGCTCCTTTGATTATGTAAAACT